ttaatttgctCTATTGTCAGTGTGCCTTGTATTGCCTCTCTGTAATATTCTATTATATGTACTCGTCTTGTTGTCAGCATGCTGCCAAGAAATTTCTCGACAtggattttgttgttattattgctGTTCTCCCTTGGTGCATAATTTGTACTTAGGAGATAATTGGTgcactttttttattcttgattatgATCATGACACACTTGGACTGTAAACTgtaaaaagacaaataaaagtGTTTTGTTAAGGTAACCTCATTATAGACAAGGATGGGACAAATTTAATCAATAGTCTTAACCTTCTTTCTTTgttcaatatataaatttatgcttactttgtaggttttttttggcTATTTCCTTATACATTTGTCCTTTGTATCCATGCAGTTTGCAAGGGAAGTCTCAAACAGTTCAGGATGAACTAATGAGGCTTGGGGAACAGATGGTTCAAAGTGCTGAGGGCACAAGAGCCATAGCTTTGGAGCTTTGTCGTGAATTTGAGGATAAATTTCTCCAACACATTATGACGGGTGAGGTGAGTGTTTTGAATCTTATGCTTTCAGTGTTCTTTGTTCGATAGCATGTATCCTGTAGGATGATCTGTTATGTATTGATGTTATGCTCCTAGAGAATGTAGTGCTCCACGGACCTTTGTCCTTTGTAGTTCTCTATGGATCTTTGTATTCTATGcttattattcttttcttccactcaactattattattttttttcatgtcactCAAATGGTGCAGttatttgttcttttgtttctttttttgttttggataaaatggtagatatttttaaaattatctctgATGTTATCCTCAGTTTATTTCTCCAAGTGGGACTTGATGTAGCTTGTAAAAATCTTACCATTAGCTATTTGCTTCTGTTCTATGAATAGTCAATCTACAATCTGCTAAGTGATACACTTGTTGATTTCTTATGGTTAAGAGAGACTAATTGAGAAATGGTTTCTGTGAAGTTTCATGATCCAAAATATTAGCTGttacttaaaatattttgctGCAGGGTTCTGGGTGGAAAATTGTTGCAAGTTTTGAAGGGAATTTTCCAAATAGGATCAAGCAACTTCCTTTGGATAGacattttgatatcaataatgTTAAGAGGGTAATTGTGCCACTTTTATTCACCTTCTTTTTTCAGTACATGCTGTATTGCTTTTAGGAATTGTCGTGTGCTATCGCATAATCTTTTCTTCTATATGTGGTCTATCAGATTGTCTTAGAAGCAGATGGATATCAACCATATCTTATATCACCTGAAAAGGGTTTAAGATCCTTGATAAAAGGTGTGCTGGAGCTTGCAAAAGAACCATCACGTCTCTGTGTTGATGAGGTAAATTACATTTTGTTCTACCATTTTTTGTAATATGATGCTTCTTTCTTTGAAGTTCATACTTTTGAACGTTTCCACTCCTCTTCTCTCCATATTTGATGTTTATTGTGGTTGTGAACATCAAATGAATATCTGACTTCTGATCTATTCGTGTTCCTTGATACTTTGTTTAATGGTGTACTGGGTTCTGATGCCATGAAGCAGTCATAAgatgttattttttgtgttttataaagGCTCTGTGTTTATCTTCTACTCGTTTCTCATtttcacacataaaaaaatgttgtttatgtttttttttcggAAGTAACTTCTGAATTTCCATTCAGATGAAACTGATTTGAGGTAGACCTTGTTTATtctgttataatttattttgaagatcTATGATCAATAACTGGTCCTGTTGCATGCTATTCATGGAGTTCCTTCCTGACTAATAACAGGTACATCGTGTCCTGGTGGATATAGTTTCTGCTTCTGCAAATGCTACCCCTGGTCTGGGAAGATACCCTCCTTTCAAGAGAGAGGTACAGTGCTCTATGATTACATGTTCCATGATTGATGTTGCATGTTGTGAATCTGCATGGGTGCCTATCATGGTTAAAATCTTATTCTTTttgtaaacttgattttttttttggttactaCTGTAAGGTTGTAGCCATTGCAAGTGCTGCGTTAGATGGGTTTAAGAATGAATCAAAAAAGATGGTTGTTGCATTGGTTGATATGGAGCGAGTATTTGTGCCGCCACAACATTTCATCCGTTTGGTGCAAAGGAGGTACTGAGAACATGTCTGGCTTGTATAGATTTGAGTAGCTATCAAGGTCTGCTTTTAATATGTTGGGTGTAGTGGCTCAATTACAAGGAAAACTGTgcaattttattgttatgtgATGGCATGCTTATCTATCTCTGTTTCAGTCACTTGAAAAAGtgcaaaaataataaagctGTTAAGTGTAGTGTTGCCGACCTCTACATTAACATGGTTGTCTGTATTTTGTGTTTGTGTGCCCGAGCATGCCAAATGTTTTAGTGCATATGCAAGGATCTTCTGTTGTATTGTATCCTACACATATTTGTGCATATCTGAAACTTAACCTCCAGCTTAATTGTTATCCTTTCATTTTTATCTACTATAGGATGGAAAGACAGCGCCGAGAGGAGGAGCTTAAGAACCGGTCCTCAAAGAAAGGAAATGATGCTGAGCATGCTATATTAAACAGGGTATAGTGTTCATTTTGACGTTTATTGGAATAGGAGTCTTAACCAAAATGTGTCATTTCTGTTATGTTTTGTTGATGCTCCACCCttgcttcttttgttttatacTTTCTCCTTAGGCGACTAGTCCTCAAACAGGTGGAAGTTTGAAATCAATGAGAGAGAAATCCAATCAGGCTGATAAGGAGGTGCAGGAGGCTTCTAGCTTAAAAACTGCTGGTCCTGAAGGAGAACTAACAGCAGGTTTCATGGGTTACTGTATTTCTTTAAAGAATTCTAGTCTTACCATGTGTCCTACGCTGCCTTTTGAGTTTTATGACGATATTTTCTGAAATTTATTGTCCTTGTTGCCTTCAAGAATTGGAAATATCTTTGGGGCTATGGACATCTAAATTGCTTCAATTCTTTCATGTCATTATAGAATTTTAACAGCTACCATAGTTCTGAAGATATAAAGAAATGGGTACCTAATTTAAGTATGGAACTAGTttagaatttgatcttgatgtGGACAAGCCTTTCATTACATATTTAGTATTTagtttcaaatatattaaattatgttctcaaaaacatgcttggaaataatttctttttttgataattGAGAATTTTTGCATGTGCTAACACTGCAATCACAACTATTTATTGGTAGGAAAGTTTGAAGTTTAGTGAACTGTTTGCATGTTATTTGCAGgatttttatcaaagaaaagtGCAAAGACTAATGGATGGAGCAAGCGATGGTTTGTTTTGAACGAGAAGACCGGGAAGGTTTGTAAATGTTATCTGATAAATATTATGGCACATTCTTCTTCCATGTTACTAAATTAGTATATtgtgccccccccccccctccccccctcctcttttttttttctgtttaatggTTTAAATGAAGACTGGTATATATGTCCCTGTACATGTGCTGGTTGGGAAAACTTAATTTTGAACATTCATTAGATAGTGTCACTCTGGTTTTTCTTGCTGCAAATACTGTTAGAGGATGGTATTAAAGCATGTTTATTGTGCACACCTCTGTGGTCTGATGGTTTGGAAGTGACTCGTATTCTCATCCTGTTGTTTCTATGTATCCATCttagaaaaataagatttgagAGTATGCAGTGCAGAAGCAATTAATTGAATTGCTATTATTGTTAGTATTTAATCGTACATGACTCTTATATAGATGATGGGTAGGACGAAACTCACCTATATCTTATTTTTAACAGCTTGGTTACACAAAAACACAAGAGGAGAGACATTTTCGTGGTGTCATCACGTTGGAGGTATGGTCAATAATCACTCTTTTAATTTGGGATCACTACTATTGCATGGTTCTGGATTTCCTGGCttctttttctgcatttttcttttttaatttctattacctTGGGACTGCTATTGATAACACGTAGAGTGCTATGAAGGATAGCTTTTCTGGTATGTGTGCAGTCAGTTCGCCGGGGGGAGGTGTTCAGCAGTGTAAATTACTGATGAAGCATTGGTCTATTGTGTGGGAGGTTTCTAGAAACAAAGATTATTTAGGAATTGGACATATAAGAGTAGTGCATGAAGTGAGAAATCATATGTTAGTAGTTGTGCTTTTATTCATCTGTCTATTTCCTACCTGAAGTCCACCCATATATCAAATGTAAGGtattaaagaatataaaattgatgttaTGATCCCAATGTGAATTCAGGTGTGCGTTGTTGAGATGGAGAAGACTGCATcttaagatcattttcctttagtgaaaaaaaaagaagatttataTTGTCTCCAGAATTAGCATTGGTCTATCCCCAGAGCTTATGCTCCcataaattgaaaagagaacGCAGTACTTCTTCAGGCACAGTAGTATTGTGGTTGTGTTGAATTGGTGGTATAGCCATTTTGAAGACCTGCTTCTTGCTCTTTTTGGGCCTAGAATATAATTTATGCTTTGGAAGGCAGGAGGCCAGTACGCGGTGAAATTGTAGTTTGAAGAATGCTATACTCGAATCTTTTTACCAAGTATTGATAGACCTGGTACCAAACCTGCTCTATCAAAATCTTGGTGGAGGGATGGACTAAGTTTGATGTGCACCCATTTTGGTTGGTCTGTTCTTTCTTCTGGTATTTGTGTCATCTTGTTTGCCTTTTAAGCAAGTAAAGGTTATGCCATtacctgtttttatttattagttaaGAAAGCCATATGTGTCCTCCCAAACAGGTTATGTTTCTACATGCACTATACTTGATAAATGCTGTCAGACAATACATGCATTTTGCAGGGTAAAGACTGGATAAATTATGATCATTTAAATGGCTGTGCATGCAAATGATTTGTTGCATCTGATCTATTTATTTTGCAGGAATGCAACATTGAAGAGGTTCCAGATGAGGAAGAACCTCCTTCAAAGAGTTCAAAGGATAAGAAAGTCAATGGACCAGATATTAAAGCTCCCAGTCTTGTATTTAAGATGACCAGCAAGGTTCCATACAAAACCGTTTTGAAAGGTATGCATCTTATATACTTCTCTGGTGGATTTTCTTactttgtatttctttttgaaGTTACCATTACACTTTTAACCATATTTTATCTTGCAGCTCACAGTGCTGTTATTTTGAAGGCTGAGAGCATGGCTGACAAAGTTGAGTggataaacaagatattaaaaatTGCTCAACCTTCTAAAGGAGGGAAATTGAGGGGTGTATCTCCTGAAGGTGGTCCTGCAATGCGGCATAGTCTTTCTGATGGCACTTTGGTATGATTACAGGCTGTGCATTTTGCTCTACCATTTTTTGGGGAATTAGTGGTGGTGTGATGTGGCATTCAAAGCAGTTACTAACTTTTTAGAGTTCATTATTTTGCATATTTAACAGTCTCCCTTGGATTAACTCTCTTGCTACCTCCAatgttttctttgcaatgttaggggttgttttagttatttattttgtgtatCTGGAAATTTTCTCACTGAAATTTCAGCTAGCAGTTTTGGTCCCATATGCATGTGCATAAAGGTTAAATGTACAAAACTTGGACATTGCTGAGTTAGACTtcaaaattcctaaaaaataactttttgtgtgCAGGATACGATGGCTCGAAGACCTGCCGATCCGGAAGAAGAACTTCGATGGATGTCCCAAGAAGTGCGTGGATATGTAGAGGCAGTTTTGAATAGCTTAGCTGCTAATGTTCCCAAAGTAAGCTGGTCATcattctattatattttttccttttgtgaGAGGCTTTTAATAACATTTGTAATTGACCAATCAGGCAGTTGTTCTTTGCCAAGTTGAGAAAGCAAAGGAAGATATGCTAAATCAGTTGTATAGCTCTATCAGGTTGGGTGCATTATCTTTGTCTGCATTTGGTGCGTTTTGCTCATTGCTTTACTAGGATGCTCATGCAACATGGCTATTTGTTAGATCACTACATGTGATTATTTTAGTGTCTTGTCGGTTCACATGGATGCCTGTTCTGCAGGAATCTGCCTATggttgaaacataaatttctgAAACTATTTTAAGGGAACTTTAACATCAATTTTGTATTTGTCTATGGTCAGCGCTCAAAGCACAGCAAGGATTGAAGAGCTTCTTCAAGAGGACCAGAATGTAAAGCGCAGGAGGGAGCGGTACCAGAAACAGTCCTCTCTCCTTTCAAAGCTAACACGCCAACTCAGCATCCACGACAACcgagctgctgctgcttctaGCTGGTCTAGTGGTGATGGAGCAGGTTTGTAGTTGAAAATTGTTGTTCAGATAGAAAGGGTTATAGGCACATGGACATTGAAATGTTGAACTTACTGGTCAAATTATTCAAACCCTGTGTGCCAACAAATTTTCCCATTTCTTTGTGAGAAAGATGTGGGTTGTGCTATTCAAAAGCTCCAAAGTCTTTCC
This genomic interval from Populus nigra chromosome 11, ddPopNigr1.1, whole genome shotgun sequence contains the following:
- the LOC133706202 gene encoding dynamin-2A-like, which encodes MEAIEELSQLSESMKQATTLLADEDVDENPSSSSRRSSTFLNVVALGSVGAGKSAVLNSVIGHPVLPTGENGATRAPISIDLQKDGSLSSKSIVLQIDNKSQQVSASALRRSLQDRLSKGVTGKIRDEIYLKLCTSTAPSLKLIDLPGLDQRIVDESVVGDYAEHSDAILLVIVPAAQAPEIASYRALRIAKEYDGEGTRTVGVISKIDQAATDQKAIAAVQALLLNQGPPKTTDIPWIALIGQSVSIASAQSGSESSLETAWKAESESLKTILTGAPQSKLGRIALVDALAQQIRKRMKVRLPNLLSGLQGKSQTVQDELMRLGEQMVQSAEGTRAIALELCREFEDKFLQHIMTGEGSGWKIVASFEGNFPNRIKQLPLDRHFDINNVKRIVLEADGYQPYLISPEKGLRSLIKGVLELAKEPSRLCVDEVHRVLVDIVSASANATPGLGRYPPFKREVVAIASAALDGFKNESKKMVVALVDMERVFVPPQHFIRLVQRRMERQRREEELKNRSSKKGNDAEHAILNRATSPQTGGSLKSMREKSNQADKEVQEASSLKTAGPEGELTAGFLSKKSAKTNGWSKRWFVLNEKTGKLGYTKTQEERHFRGVITLEECNIEEVPDEEEPPSKSSKDKKVNGPDIKAPSLVFKMTSKVPYKTVLKAHSAVILKAESMADKVEWINKILKIAQPSKGGKLRGVSPEGGPAMRHSLSDGTLDTMARRPADPEEELRWMSQEVRGYVEAVLNSLAANVPKAVVLCQVEKAKEDMLNQLYSSISAQSTARIEELLQEDQNVKRRRERYQKQSSLLSKLTRQLSIHDNRAAAASSWSSGDGAESTPSPRTNGSAGDDWRSAFDAAANGPLDIGSSSRPASNGHSRYYGNGDVSTGSNSSSRRTPNRTPNRFPPAPPQSGSSGYRY